One segment of Halomonas sp. TD01 DNA contains the following:
- a CDS encoding NUDIX hydrolase yields MEIRKSSRLIIVDEEGRLLLFLYHDEHHAPFWATVGGELKSGEGYVEAAERELYEETGLIQNVGEMIRERNDVYAVARSVPARWLEQYFLVEWPANRDVFAAEWTDEEKSTIQKWKWWSLDELLDNDPALFKPKWLPDLLRSVLHKQRLSNESL; encoded by the coding sequence ATGGAGATAAGAAAATCATCCAGGCTAATAATTGTCGATGAAGAGGGGCGTTTACTCCTGTTTTTATATCACGATGAGCATCATGCGCCATTTTGGGCGACCGTTGGCGGCGAGCTGAAGTCCGGTGAGGGCTATGTTGAGGCTGCTGAACGTGAGTTGTATGAGGAAACAGGCTTAATACAAAACGTTGGTGAAATGATTAGAGAGCGAAATGACGTCTATGCCGTTGCGAGATCGGTGCCAGCACGGTGGCTTGAACAGTACTTCTTAGTTGAATGGCCTGCTAATAGAGACGTATTTGCTGCAGAGTGGACCGATGAAGAAAAGAGTACGATTCAAAAGTGGAAATGGTGGAGCTTAGACGAGTTGCTCGATAACGACCCTGCTCTTTTCAAGCCCAAATGGCTTCCTGATTTACTTCGCTCTGTGCTGCACAAACAACGGTTATCAAACGAGTCTCTGTAG
- a CDS encoding nucleotidyltransferase family protein, giving the protein MDHEALIKQWIMSDPDRMEALTIAAAQKLPGWCLAAGFVRNLVWDKLHDFSASTPLNDIDLIYFDSNDISVSRDREIEQGLRGVSTFPWSVKNQARMHERNRDYPYTSTEDAMSFWVEVETAVGAALDDGEVTIVAPFGVKPLFDYTVTLNAKRPKRTDFEARVYNKRWLQTWPKLVVNA; this is encoded by the coding sequence ATGGATCATGAAGCGCTGATCAAGCAATGGATAATGAGTGATCCTGATCGTATGGAGGCGCTGACTATCGCGGCTGCGCAGAAGCTGCCGGGTTGGTGTCTCGCTGCTGGGTTCGTTAGAAATTTGGTGTGGGACAAGCTGCATGACTTTTCAGCGAGTACGCCATTGAACGACATTGATTTAATTTACTTCGATTCGAACGACATAAGCGTTTCTCGTGATCGTGAGATTGAGCAAGGGTTAAGAGGCGTCTCAACCTTTCCCTGGTCAGTAAAGAATCAAGCAAGAATGCATGAGCGAAATAGGGACTATCCGTATACCTCAACTGAAGATGCGATGAGCTTCTGGGTCGAAGTGGAAACTGCTGTAGGCGCTGCTTTGGATGATGGAGAAGTCACTATTGTGGCTCCCTTTGGCGTTAAGCCACTGTTTGACTATACCGTTACATTAAATGCTAAACGGCCAAAACGAACGGATTTTGAAGCTCGGGTATACAACAAGCGGTGGCTGCAAACTTGGCCAAAGTTGGTGGTAAATGCTTAG
- a CDS encoding VOC family protein: MKANVMRYGVILNTEHYLECVAFYRELFGLHQLFERDEGGFKLTCLEFGHGYLMVEQGGKAKKGVKSPEESSFKLRFNVDDLEEALRVIRSWGIQTTIIENAWGRTINIADPDGNRVGIRDDAGFANQINT; the protein is encoded by the coding sequence ATGAAGGCGAATGTGATGCGTTACGGAGTAATTCTTAATACTGAACACTACTTGGAGTGTGTCGCTTTCTATCGGGAACTATTTGGCTTGCATCAGCTGTTTGAGAGAGACGAAGGCGGCTTTAAGCTAACCTGTTTAGAGTTTGGTCATGGTTATTTGATGGTCGAACAGGGTGGTAAGGCAAAGAAAGGCGTCAAATCGCCAGAAGAAAGTAGTTTTAAATTGCGATTCAACGTTGATGACTTGGAAGAGGCACTAAGGGTAATCAGGTCTTGGGGTATTCAAACCACCATTATCGAGAATGCTTGGGGTAGAACTATCAATATCGCCGACCCCGATGGCAACCGCGTTGGTATAAGGGATGATGCTGGTTTCGCAAACCAGATCAATACTTAA
- a CDS encoding GFA family protein — MKGECLCGEVRFSVKGELPNFYQCHCSLCRKTTGSSANAATFVSEECFQWVSGQDNIRSFQKPTGYRNDFCSTCGSSVPNKLRDTDLIWVPAGLIDGETGSRVAVHLHLSSSATWEQASSSSIRLDDGPDSLKSLHEALQRTS, encoded by the coding sequence ATGAAAGGTGAGTGTCTCTGCGGAGAGGTTAGGTTCAGTGTCAAAGGTGAACTACCAAATTTCTATCAATGCCACTGTTCTTTGTGTCGGAAAACGACAGGTTCTTCAGCGAATGCCGCCACGTTTGTAAGCGAAGAGTGCTTCCAGTGGGTTTCTGGTCAAGACAATATTCGCTCTTTTCAAAAACCAACTGGCTATCGGAATGACTTTTGTTCGACCTGTGGTAGCTCAGTACCAAATAAATTGAGAGACACTGACCTGATATGGGTCCCTGCTGGACTGATCGATGGGGAGACGGGATCACGCGTTGCTGTGCATCTTCATTTGTCTTCATCGGCGACATGGGAACAAGCGTCCAGCAGCAGTATTCGGTTAGATGATGGCCCTGATAGTTTAAAATCGCTTCATGAAGCATTACAGCGCACAAGCTGA
- a CDS encoding DJ-1/PfpI family protein codes for MNIGIYIYDQAEVLDFSGPFEVFTTASRVSDEDAPFSVFLIAEKDGPVTARAGYQVLPNATIDNHPPLDVLIIVGGVHTGEMANEKVKAWIAEQTAKVQQVATVCTGIFLFANAHPGLKGRVTTHWDDQRDLRTQFPQLDVVEDLRWVDDGGVISSGGISAGIDMCLHLVAKLRSTELAEKTARQMEYRWNR; via the coding sequence ATGAATATTGGCATCTATATCTATGACCAAGCTGAGGTGCTCGATTTCTCGGGCCCCTTTGAAGTTTTTACCACGGCCAGCCGCGTCAGTGATGAAGACGCGCCGTTTTCAGTATTTTTGATTGCTGAAAAAGACGGCCCGGTAACTGCTAGGGCGGGATACCAGGTCTTGCCAAATGCCACCATTGATAATCACCCCCCTTTGGATGTATTGATTATTGTCGGTGGTGTACACACGGGTGAAATGGCAAACGAAAAGGTAAAGGCCTGGATTGCAGAACAAACTGCTAAAGTGCAGCAAGTAGCCACAGTGTGTACCGGTATCTTCCTATTTGCTAATGCTCATCCTGGCTTGAAAGGAAGAGTGACTACCCATTGGGACGATCAGCGTGATTTGCGAACTCAGTTTCCGCAGCTTGATGTGGTGGAAGACCTGCGTTGGGTAGACGATGGCGGCGTCATTAGTTCAGGTGGTATCTCGGCGGGGATCGATATGTGCCTACACTTGGTCGCCAAGTTACGCAGCACCGAGCTTGCGGAGAAAACAGCGCGACAAATGGAGTATCGCTGGAACCGTTAG
- a CDS encoding VOC family protein, whose amino-acid sequence MYLEHVNLVVADMDAMLDFYRAVFPHWRVRDEGHGEWYGKPRKWVHFGDDENYLALSDHGEGANRDLKGHSVGLAHFAYVVDNLDAVVARLNNAGYAIAKPGAVEPFRKNVYFVDPAGFEVEFVEYLSDIPAERNLNRDA is encoded by the coding sequence ATGTACTTAGAACACGTTAATCTGGTGGTTGCGGATATGGATGCCATGCTGGATTTTTACCGGGCAGTCTTTCCACACTGGCGGGTGCGGGATGAAGGCCATGGCGAGTGGTATGGCAAACCGCGTAAATGGGTGCACTTTGGTGACGATGAAAATTACTTGGCGTTAAGCGATCACGGTGAAGGGGCGAATCGCGATTTGAAAGGTCACAGCGTTGGACTGGCCCATTTTGCGTACGTGGTCGATAACCTCGATGCCGTTGTTGCTAGGCTCAATAACGCGGGCTATGCCATTGCCAAACCTGGCGCTGTAGAGCCGTTTCGGAAAAATGTCTATTTTGTTGATCCGGCGGGTTTTGAAGTGGAGTTTGTCGAGTACCTGAGCGACATCCCAGCCGAGCGAAATTTAAACCGTGATGCTTAG
- a CDS encoding type VI secretion system PAAR protein codes for MSKKIVVVGDIGTDHDGFPPTPVTSGSPDVLVDGKPVARVGDPLEPHAKPKHPPHPRTIASGSSTVFINGRPAALTGSSIDCGGVTIGSGSVIIGDDRKAAAAPNNPVLPRTARQPGTSALHNGQKSLTSTGAPSQAMAEEESSPKTLRLGVFFDGTGNHMQNDLRLTDRDITNVARLYDLYRDLGSGGTEQRIYVEGPGTVDGEETDDGFDAPEDKWGLALGIGATGGHARIEMALTDVRTIVQREAASDVIIDVFGFSRGAALARHFVNLINSWPATIQVPQLNWWRRPVIEFREVAAFPQGVNARVGFVGLFDTVGSFYFPGNEQNLDFNLHLGAHSAEQVVHLTAFHEIRTNFPLSKISGGNGLPGNFIEEVLPGVHSDVGGGYENPETDFQNYERFEVRRYQGHGHNPRTLRSAQQKIAELNAADPRNIQPRVEGSDVIAEERRPTRKELSYYSLHKMYDHAVNAGVPFRPMNDSYNIPNKLLEALDQWQVNGGGLAYARDYLYDYIHTSHRDGPITSFESIAHRPEPNRVRRVFLSNTQRAAQPRSIINNDD; via the coding sequence GTGAGTAAAAAAATTGTAGTAGTAGGTGATATAGGCACCGATCACGATGGCTTTCCACCAACACCCGTCACCTCCGGCTCGCCGGATGTATTGGTGGACGGCAAACCTGTTGCACGGGTTGGCGACCCTTTGGAACCCCACGCTAAGCCCAAGCACCCTCCTCACCCGCGCACTATTGCCAGTGGCTCAAGCACCGTATTTATCAACGGCAGGCCCGCCGCCCTCACCGGCAGTTCAATCGATTGTGGTGGCGTCACTATAGGCAGTGGCAGTGTCATCATCGGCGATGATCGAAAGGCAGCGGCTGCACCAAACAATCCCGTGCTTCCCCGTACTGCCCGGCAGCCGGGAACCAGCGCACTGCACAATGGCCAGAAAAGCTTGACCAGTACGGGAGCCCCTTCCCAGGCGATGGCGGAAGAAGAAAGCTCACCCAAAACCCTTCGCCTTGGGGTGTTTTTCGATGGTACGGGCAACCATATGCAGAACGATCTACGGCTAACAGATCGGGATATTACCAATGTGGCTCGATTGTACGACCTTTACCGTGACCTAGGCTCTGGAGGAACCGAGCAAAGAATATATGTTGAAGGCCCAGGCACCGTGGACGGTGAAGAGACCGATGACGGCTTTGATGCCCCAGAAGATAAATGGGGGCTGGCATTGGGAATAGGAGCCACGGGAGGGCATGCAAGAATCGAGATGGCTCTGACAGATGTACGGACTATTGTTCAGCGTGAAGCAGCTTCCGACGTGATTATTGATGTATTTGGCTTTAGCCGTGGCGCTGCCCTGGCCAGGCATTTCGTCAATCTTATCAATTCCTGGCCTGCGACCATCCAGGTACCTCAACTTAACTGGTGGCGGCGCCCGGTCATAGAGTTTCGGGAAGTGGCTGCTTTTCCTCAAGGCGTTAACGCTCGCGTTGGGTTTGTCGGGCTGTTTGATACGGTGGGCAGTTTTTACTTTCCTGGTAACGAGCAGAACCTTGATTTCAACCTGCATCTGGGTGCCCATAGCGCCGAGCAGGTTGTTCATCTAACCGCCTTTCATGAAATTCGCACAAACTTTCCACTGTCAAAAATAAGCGGGGGTAACGGCCTGCCCGGCAACTTTATAGAAGAAGTCTTGCCGGGCGTACATTCCGACGTGGGTGGGGGCTATGAGAACCCTGAAACCGACTTCCAGAACTACGAGCGATTTGAAGTAAGACGGTATCAAGGGCATGGCCATAACCCTCGAACCCTCCGGTCTGCTCAGCAGAAGATTGCGGAACTTAACGCCGCAGACCCACGCAATATTCAACCTCGGGTTGAAGGCTCCGATGTAATCGCCGAGGAGCGACGCCCTACCCGCAAAGAGCTGTCTTACTATTCTTTACATAAAATGTACGACCACGCAGTTAATGCAGGCGTACCTTTTAGGCCCATGAATGACTCTTATAATATACCCAATAAGTTGCTAGAGGCCCTTGATCAGTGGCAAGTCAATGGCGGCGGCCTAGCTTACGCACGTGATTACCTTTATGACTATATTCATACCTCTCACCGCGATGGACCTATTACCAGTTTTGAGTCTATTGCCCATAGGCCAGAGCCGAATCGAGTACGGCGCGTTTTCCTAAGCAATACCCAGCGTGCAGCACAGCCCAGGAGCATAATAAACAATGACGACTAA
- a CDS encoding GNAT family N-acetyltransferase, with amino-acid sequence MVQICETERLVIRTLTLNDVPELTKILSDPDVMKHSIRGVCDEAATRRFIDWCLECYASHRIGPWALVEKGSDKLVGFCGVSPEEVNGVEEIGLGYRLAKQYWGMGLATEAVQAVLSVAFSQKQLTSVVVLIEPENGASLKVAAKAGFSEFDTLEFHGCSVRLYRLALQQWYALQSNAMHAASI; translated from the coding sequence ATGGTGCAAATTTGTGAAACGGAGCGTCTGGTTATACGAACGTTGACCTTAAATGATGTGCCTGAATTGACCAAGATCCTCAGTGATCCTGACGTCATGAAGCACTCGATCCGAGGCGTTTGCGACGAAGCTGCAACGCGGCGATTTATCGACTGGTGTTTGGAGTGCTATGCGTCTCACCGTATTGGGCCGTGGGCTTTGGTTGAGAAGGGATCTGATAAGCTTGTTGGCTTTTGCGGTGTTAGCCCCGAAGAGGTTAATGGTGTGGAAGAAATCGGGCTAGGTTATCGGTTGGCTAAACAATACTGGGGCATGGGCTTGGCGACTGAAGCAGTGCAAGCGGTACTCAGCGTTGCCTTTAGTCAAAAGCAACTCACTTCCGTGGTCGTTCTTATTGAACCTGAGAATGGTGCGTCGCTTAAGGTCGCAGCGAAAGCTGGGTTTTCTGAGTTCGATACCCTTGAGTTCCATGGCTGCTCAGTGAGGTTGTACCGGTTAGCGCTGCAGCAATGGTATGCATTACAAAGCAATGCTATGCACGCGGCAAGTATTTGA
- a CDS encoding DUF2931 family protein yields the protein MTTKPSMLRALLAALCLTLTTACSSEPNKYDFGISVAGGPIGWPIWVEKLTFDNVWSVPAGIKEGGFDHDPPGGGLVGLFAPTAVPGSVQARWFSHRTQTFYQIDLALPEEFSDRVDEWYQKYPEPKYRHYFIVGFSGKGEALVWWEAFCSLCDYDRSEDFSTPIVENAQANVVEGDPSRYRSQTEQFINEGLFPSPGE from the coding sequence ATGACGACTAAACCTTCGATGCTTCGAGCTTTACTAGCCGCCCTGTGCCTAACCTTAACTACCGCCTGTTCCAGCGAACCCAATAAATATGATTTTGGCATTTCAGTCGCTGGTGGCCCTATCGGCTGGCCCATCTGGGTGGAAAAGCTAACATTTGATAATGTCTGGAGTGTACCGGCAGGCATTAAAGAAGGCGGTTTTGACCACGATCCACCGGGGGGGGGGCTCGTGGGGCTATTCGCGCCAACGGCGGTGCCAGGCTCAGTACAAGCTCGCTGGTTTTCGCACAGAACCCAAACGTTTTACCAGATTGACCTAGCGCTTCCAGAAGAATTTAGTGACCGTGTTGATGAGTGGTACCAAAAATACCCTGAACCCAAATATCGGCACTACTTCATTGTAGGTTTTTCCGGAAAAGGCGAAGCCCTTGTGTGGTGGGAAGCCTTCTGTTCATTATGCGATTATGATCGCAGTGAGGATTTCAGCACCCCCATCGTTGAAAATGCGCAAGCGAACGTAGTGGAAGGCGACCCAAGTCGATACCGAAGCCAAACCGAACAATTTATCAACGAGGGACTCTTTCCCAGCCCTGGTGAGTAA
- the soxR gene encoding redox-sensitive transcriptional activator SoxR, protein MAEAIWSVGMVAKRCGIKVSTLHYYEQQGLIHSWRNAGNQRRYKPEVLRRISVIKAAQRVGVSLEEIKQAFESLPNNRTPTVEDWQQLSKNWQQMLDGRIAYLQKLRDNLAGCIGCGCLSMTNCPLYNPDDKLAESGSGPVLLDQAEQKARTRQETNV, encoded by the coding sequence ATGGCAGAGGCTATTTGGAGTGTCGGAATGGTAGCGAAGCGCTGCGGTATTAAGGTTAGTACCTTGCACTACTACGAGCAGCAAGGGCTGATCCACAGCTGGCGCAATGCGGGCAATCAGCGGCGTTATAAACCAGAAGTGCTAAGGCGAATTTCGGTAATAAAAGCAGCACAGAGAGTTGGCGTCAGTCTGGAGGAAATCAAGCAGGCCTTTGAATCATTACCGAATAACCGCACACCAACAGTGGAAGACTGGCAGCAGCTTTCAAAAAACTGGCAGCAGATGCTTGATGGCCGAATTGCTTACCTGCAAAAACTGCGCGATAACCTAGCGGGATGTATCGGCTGTGGTTGCCTGAGCATGACTAATTGCCCACTCTATAACCCCGACGACAAGCTGGCAGAATCAGGTAGCGGCCCCGTACTTCTCGATCAGGCAGAGCAAAAAGCCAGAACCCGACAAGAAACAAACGTGTAA
- a CDS encoding DUF4440 domain-containing protein, with translation MNREDLKQAREHWYAAYFAGDIEYLVRVQADSFTVATERGVQSKKSQIDAIASAKRNGSWFPQGGEKQDTELSFQESNGSITTVTGKGVTLTGESKGPVVAFIETWEWKGSAWQVVSLSYGAARN, from the coding sequence ATGAATCGAGAAGATCTGAAACAAGCACGAGAACACTGGTACGCCGCCTATTTCGCTGGTGACATTGAGTACCTTGTCCGAGTTCAGGCAGACAGTTTTACGGTTGCCACTGAGCGTGGTGTCCAATCCAAGAAATCCCAAATTGATGCTATCGCTTCAGCCAAACGGAACGGGAGCTGGTTTCCTCAAGGCGGGGAAAAACAGGATACTGAGCTAAGCTTTCAGGAATCTAATGGCAGCATCACCACAGTAACCGGTAAGGGGGTTACTCTCACTGGTGAATCCAAAGGGCCGGTGGTAGCGTTTATAGAAACCTGGGAGTGGAAGGGTAGTGCTTGGCAGGTTGTCAGTCTGAGCTACGGTGCTGCCCGAAATTAA
- a CDS encoding GNAT family N-acetyltransferase, giving the protein MNYELIEVPSEKESFELSQKFQEFVNSNTPLPDESADKKFIINVRDSGKGLIAGILANAYWDGLEIDILWVDRSHRGTGLGAELLGKAEQYGKEQGAVISFLKTVEAKGFYEKYGYQVFGILEDRPIGTFLYHMKKRLD; this is encoded by the coding sequence ATGAATTACGAGCTAATAGAGGTTCCCTCTGAAAAGGAAAGCTTTGAACTTTCCCAAAAGTTTCAGGAGTTTGTAAATTCCAATACTCCTTTGCCAGATGAGTCAGCAGATAAGAAATTCATAATAAACGTGAGAGACAGCGGCAAAGGGTTAATTGCTGGGATATTGGCTAACGCATACTGGGACGGTCTTGAGATTGATATCTTGTGGGTAGATCGAAGCCACAGGGGTACAGGTCTGGGCGCTGAGCTGCTCGGAAAAGCTGAGCAATATGGAAAGGAGCAAGGTGCGGTCATCTCGTTTCTAAAGACTGTAGAAGCCAAAGGCTTTTACGAAAAGTACGGCTACCAAGTTTTTGGTATTTTGGAGGATCGACCAATAGGTACTTTTCTCTACCATATGAAGAAGCGATTGGACTGA
- a CDS encoding pyridoxamine 5'-phosphate oxidase family protein → MLTKEVCASAEQSVLCWLATSDESGQPNVSPKEVFAVLDSQHIVVANIASPKSAKNIRINQKVCLSFIDIFVQKGFKIIGTATELKPTAQEYSHWVAPLLAMAGDRYPIHSVLVIKATAVEPIVAPSYRLYPAETSEESQTQAALRTYGVNRGKRP, encoded by the coding sequence ATGCTAACTAAAGAAGTGTGTGCCTCTGCGGAGCAGAGTGTTCTCTGTTGGCTAGCCACAAGTGATGAAAGTGGCCAGCCGAATGTATCGCCAAAGGAAGTCTTTGCTGTTTTGGATAGCCAGCACATCGTAGTGGCAAATATTGCATCACCAAAGTCAGCTAAAAATATCAGAATAAATCAGAAGGTATGCCTTAGCTTTATTGATATCTTTGTCCAGAAGGGCTTTAAGATTATTGGTACTGCCACTGAGCTAAAGCCAACAGCACAAGAGTATTCCCATTGGGTTGCACCACTTCTGGCTATGGCGGGGGATCGCTACCCAATTCATAGTGTGCTCGTTATAAAAGCGACTGCTGTGGAACCGATTGTTGCGCCTAGTTATCGACTTTATCCCGCGGAGACCTCGGAAGAATCACAAACTCAGGCAGCACTGCGTACTTACGGTGTGAATCGAGGCAAAAGGCCTTGA
- a CDS encoding N-acetyltransferase translates to MIRKYREADIDQILDIWLSASIKAHAFVEAEFWASKVNEMRDVYIPASETFVFESDNQVAGFYSLYGNTLAAIFVSPKLQGEGVGSAMLDDAKSRRECLQLTVYQENTPSINFYKKQGFISLGEQVDERTGHPELVMEYYC, encoded by the coding sequence ATGATTCGCAAATACCGAGAGGCGGATATTGACCAGATTTTGGATATCTGGCTTTCAGCATCGATTAAAGCGCACGCTTTTGTTGAGGCGGAATTTTGGGCGTCAAAGGTTAACGAAATGCGAGATGTTTATATCCCCGCATCGGAGACGTTTGTTTTTGAATCTGACAATCAGGTAGCAGGATTCTACAGTTTGTACGGAAATACACTGGCTGCCATTTTTGTATCCCCAAAATTACAGGGCGAAGGTGTGGGGTCAGCGATGCTTGATGATGCCAAGAGCAGAAGGGAGTGCTTGCAACTGACGGTTTATCAGGAAAATACTCCCAGTATCAACTTTTATAAAAAGCAGGGATTTATTTCATTAGGTGAGCAAGTTGATGAGCGAACTGGCCATCCAGAGTTAGTTATGGAGTATTATTGCTAA
- a CDS encoding GNAT family N-acetyltransferase, giving the protein MRVETQKGILESEWHYLTQWKERVFPEEGRSKEWSPVSWHSIAYSEANDPIGHIGFDRFEVLIDAEPRFVIGIGGVVVRPEHQGQGIPALLFNEVHHQASKRLGADVFTLFCPSRLVSYYAKQGYQRHRGGVYFLQQGEKVLSTFEFMHCGELTADGEVVLQSEPW; this is encoded by the coding sequence ATGAGAGTTGAAACTCAAAAAGGGATATTGGAAAGCGAGTGGCACTACTTAACTCAATGGAAAGAGAGAGTATTTCCTGAAGAGGGGCGTAGCAAAGAGTGGTCGCCTGTTTCCTGGCATAGCATCGCCTACTCGGAAGCGAATGATCCTATTGGTCACATTGGTTTTGATCGTTTTGAAGTGCTAATTGATGCCGAGCCACGCTTTGTAATTGGTATTGGTGGGGTTGTTGTGCGGCCAGAACATCAAGGGCAAGGCATACCGGCTTTACTGTTTAATGAAGTGCATCATCAGGCGAGTAAGCGTTTGGGAGCTGATGTATTTACGCTTTTTTGTCCGTCTCGACTAGTTTCGTACTATGCAAAACAGGGTTATCAGCGGCATCGTGGTGGCGTTTATTTCCTACAGCAAGGTGAGAAAGTACTTTCTACTTTCGAGTTCATGCATTGTGGCGAGTTAACCGCGGATGGAGAGGTGGTGCTACAAAGCGAGCCCTGGTGA
- the rlmF gene encoding 23S rRNA (adenine(1618)-N(6))-methyltransferase RlmF, whose protein sequence is MNTLHRSEKSRAKPVRKGLHPRNRHNQGYDFPALVKSHPALAPHVKPNAHGDLSIDFADPLAVKTLNAALLNRHYNIVDWDIPEGALCPPIPGRADYIHYIADLLGREQRSIKLLDIGTGANGIYPLLACQIYGWQCVGSDINPQSLENVATIIANNPTLKERFTLRMQHDKNHIFEGIIQAGEFFDVSVCNPPFHASLDEALKGSQLKLNNLARSRGEQQPKNQSPTLNFGGLGAELWCKGGEQLFLKKLIRESKVYSTQCRWFTSLVSKTDNVKPAKKLIHKLGAVDVREIEMKQGNKITRVLSWTFI, encoded by the coding sequence GTGAACACCCTCCATCGAAGTGAAAAAAGTCGAGCCAAGCCTGTTCGCAAAGGCCTGCACCCGAGGAATCGACACAACCAAGGCTATGACTTCCCGGCCCTCGTAAAAAGCCACCCAGCATTAGCCCCCCATGTGAAACCGAACGCGCATGGCGACCTTTCCATCGATTTCGCAGACCCATTGGCAGTAAAAACGCTTAATGCCGCGTTATTAAACCGGCACTACAACATTGTCGATTGGGATATTCCTGAGGGCGCGCTGTGCCCTCCAATCCCAGGCAGAGCCGACTATATCCATTACATAGCTGACTTGTTGGGGCGTGAACAGCGCAGTATCAAGCTGCTCGATATAGGGACTGGAGCCAATGGAATCTACCCACTACTGGCCTGCCAAATTTACGGCTGGCAGTGTGTCGGTAGTGACATTAACCCTCAGTCGCTTGAAAACGTAGCCACGATTATCGCCAACAACCCCACACTCAAAGAACGCTTCACGCTGCGCATGCAGCACGATAAAAACCACATTTTTGAAGGGATTATTCAAGCTGGCGAGTTTTTTGACGTCAGCGTATGCAACCCGCCCTTCCACGCCTCGCTTGATGAAGCACTTAAAGGTAGCCAGCTTAAACTCAATAACCTTGCTCGCAGTCGCGGTGAACAACAACCAAAAAACCAATCTCCTACTCTGAATTTTGGCGGGCTGGGAGCCGAGCTTTGGTGTAAGGGAGGCGAACAGCTGTTTCTTAAAAAGCTGATAAGAGAAAGTAAGGTGTATTCAACTCAGTGTCGCTGGTTTACCAGCCTGGTTTCAAAAACCGACAATGTTAAGCCTGCCAAGAAGTTGATTCATAAGCTCGGTGCCGTTGATGTACGGGAAATAGAGATGAAGCAGGGAAATAAGATCACGAGAGTGTTGTCCTGGACATTCATCTGA